Sequence from the Paenibacillus tundrae genome:
GATCAATGACCGTGAGATTTATATGAAAGGTATCGATGCAAGTTACCATTACGAGGGTTATTACGTGTATAAGACAGAAGATCTCTATAACGAAAAGTAAATGGAGCAATAGCATATCTATCAAGCATTGGGAGCTATATCTGGTTGGAAATTATATTCTGCATGTTGCAGAAGGTACCATTCGCCAAATCTAATTGATAAAGACTATCCTGATACCGTCATAGAATTATCAACTAACTTATCTTACGATGTATTAATTCCAACTACGATTTCTATTAGAGCAAGATCGAAAAGAAATTGCTGAACTTGAGACTAAGAGATTGAAAAAGAGTATTATCACAATACAGCGAAAACCCGGATTGAGTAGATCAATCCGGGTTTTCGCTGTTCCCATCGACTTAGCTATGTATCATCAATCCATTGCAAAATGCACAACGGCACTATATAACATCTTATTGAGAATTGGGTGGTACGTCACTTGATGCTGAACTTGCTTCACCCGTAGCATCAGCGCTTTGTTGATTCCGATGCGGTCCTCAATCGTTCGCTCTAGTTCATTGAAGTCATAAGCCTGCAAGCATTCGACTTTGTCTTTGATCATATCCAGTGAAATTTCCATATATCGTTCAGGCCTCCTCCAAATCTTAATTTGCAGGTTAAGAGCCTGCCGAGCTTCATTGTAGAGCAGCTTCTCCAGTTCGACAAGAGTAAAGACACAAAAAATGAACGACGAAACGTAGTAGTTTGGAACCACTTTATCGCTGAGAATGAAAAGAGTCTAACGAGACGAAGCTACCCGCCCGATAAATATATAAATCATCATCGAATGTGAACATGGACTCGAAGCCCTAGCCTTTAGCATGAACCGAAAAGGAGATCAGAAGCCAATGATACGTGTCATGTTAATTGACGATGAAGAAGATGCATTGAATTTGCTCGAAATATTGCTTGGTCAAGTGGGGAATGTCGAAGTTGCCGGAAGGTATCTCAATCCCATCCAGGCAATTGATGCTCTAAGCCAAACGATGGTCGATGCAGTGTTCTTAGATATCCAGATGCCGGGTATGAAGGGGACTGAAGCTGCGCGCCGCATCAGAAATATCTCTCCTGAGTTACCCATCATTTTCACGACAGCCTACGCGGAATATGCGCTGGAAGCGTTCGAGATCGATTCAACTGACTATTTACTTAAGCCTTTTACGGTAGGCAGATTACAGAATACAGTTGCACGGATAACCAAAAACCTTTACAAAGAAGCAGACACAGTGCGGCCCAATCAGGCTCCTGTTCCATCGGTTCATTCTCTTGGAGGGTTCCATATCATATCACCGATTGAGACCGACAAAGAAGTCGTGTGGAAAACCAAAAAGGAGCGAGAGCTCTGTGCCTTCCTGATTCATCATGAAGGTAAGCGCGTGAATGCCGGCGTCATTATTGAAGCGTTATGGCCGGGGTACGACCTCGACAAAGCCAAATCGTATTTGTATACTTGTCTTTCTTATCTTCGGAGAAGCTTGACGGATCAGGATATACCCATCCATATTCGCAAAGGAAATCAGGGTTTCTCTGCCGAGCTAAACGATATCATAATAGATGTCTCTCCATTTGAGACGCTGCTCAACCAAATATTGGACGAAGAGAATATGCAAGAGAAGCATTACAATCAGATGAACGAGATGTACACCGGCGATTATATGGATGGATGCAATTTTGACTGGGCGATTGCCAGACAGTTGGAGATCAAATCATTGTATGTTCGTGTTCTTCGTAAATGGAATAAGTATTACCGTAGCCAAGAAAAGCTCTCGCTTGCGGCGGATAGTTTACAGCGGCTACTCAAGCTACACCCAGACTCCGAGATTGACGGCCGCGCGCTCATCAGACTCCATCTGGAGCTTGGTAACCGGAGCGAAGCATACCGTGTTTGCTTGCAGCTGGAACAGGCGGTACGCATTCAGCTTGGCACAGAATTAGAGGAGGAAACTATGTTACTGGTTCGACAAACGATGGAAAGACAGAGTGCGCATCCCAATGAGTCGTAAAATCATTGCGGCGCTTATTACAATAGCGATGCTGTTCGCCACTTATGGGTTATTGCTGACATATTTCACAATGAATAAAAAAACGATGCCCATTGCCACCGATGGAACGATGGATTTAACCAATTGGGCATTTGAAGAGAACGGTGTCGTTCGGTTGGATGGACAATGGGAGTTTTATCCCCATCGACTACTCTTCAGCCACCCAATTGATTCAGAGCGAATGGCAGATCAGCCACCTTCATTGATTCAAGTACCTGGTTATTGGGCCAAGCAGATGGACACGTTAGGCGTGGCTACATACCGGTTGAGGATTCTAATCGATGATGACAGTGTTGTATATGGGATCAAAACGGCAGCTGTTCTGATTTCTAACAGGCTTATCGTCAATGGTCAAGTCGTAGGCTCCAGCGGAGATCCTAATCTGGAAGAGGATTATCGGGCACTTAATAAGCCTTATGTTAGCTACTTCACACTCAAACAGGGGTGGAACGACATTCTCGTCGAGGTCGCCAACCACGAATTTCGCGTTGCTAGTGGAATTGGTGAATCGATTCAATTAGGTAAGGCTGATCAGATTTCAAGAATTCGGGATCTCGCGACTGCACATGATTGGGTGGTATTAACCGCGTTTCTGATCATGGGACTTTATTTTATCGGGTTATTCTCTCAGCGGAGGAACGACCTTTCTCTTGTCGTATTTGGACTCGTCTGTTTGTTTATCGCGGCGTTTACAAGTGTCAGTGGTGAGAGAGTACTGTTTGATGTGATTGGGCCATTCCCTTTCTGGCTCTATTTCCGAATTCAAATGGTGGTAACCGTTGGGGTAGGCGTAGGCTTTTTCCTGTATGTGTATACCGCATTCCGCCCCTACAGCCACAAATGGCTCACGAAAGGAGGCTTGGTTACAGGGACATGTTTACTCCTCCTGCATCTGGGCTTCGCTACACAGCTTACAACAGGACTGCTGCGTCTCGTGACGTCACTATATGTCACATTAGCTTTGTTGTACGCAACCTATGTGTTTGTTCACGCAGTTCTACATAAGGTAGCTGGTAGTTGGTATCTTGCCGTTGCGGCTATGGCTTTGAACGCAATGATCCTGAACCAGAACTTGAACGTATATTTCGGAGTACCCATTTATTCATTTGCGCCAGTTGAGCCGTTTCTTGTGCTCCTCATGCTTGCGCTGTTAATGTCGCTTCGCTTTTCCAATGCTTTTCAACGGATTGAGGAGCTTTCCGAGCAACTGCTGGAGGCAGATAAACACAAGGATGATTTTCTTGCGCGTACCTCGCATGAGTTCAAGACACCTCTGCATGGTGTGATGAACATATCACGATCCATGCTCGATGATGTTGCCAATCCAGCTACAGCAGAGCAACGAGAAAAGCTACAATTAATGATTGAGGTGACCAGAAAGCTATCTCAGCTCGTCTATGACATTCTGGACTTGTCCAAACTGAAACAGGGAGAATTCAGGATCGTACTTGCACCAGTGGATGTGCGTTCTGTCGTGGAGGTTCAGATTCGTTTCTACGCCTATCTCTGTACAGATAAGGACATTCAACTCGTCAATCAGGTTCCAGCGGATTTACCTCTCGCGCAAGCTGATGAAAATCGGATAAGCCAAGTCATCAGTAATTTGCTCGATAACGCGATCAAGCACACGGAGCATGGAACGATTATTGTCACGGGGAAAGAACACGGAGGGTTGCTCCAATTCGAAGTTAGGGACACAGGTGCAGGCATTGACCCGGAGAATCTGCCGCATATTTACGAGCCGTTCAAATCCACGGAGGAAACACGGAAACGCGGCTTCGGGCTTGGACTGCCAATTGCGAAGCAACTGATCGATCTGCAGGGAGGTACGCTTGTTGTCATGTCTACGTTGGGAGTTGGCACAACCTTTACGTTTACACTGCCGATGGCATTACAACATAGCGACCCATGGGTTCCTTCATCTACATCCTATGCTCAGCCTTTGGAAAAGGAATATTCATTCTCAACGCCATATATTATGAATCCCGATGGCCAGCGGACGGTATTGATTGTCGATGATCAGTATGTGAACTTGAAGGTTTTGCTGGATGCGTTGCAATCGCTCAATTATCGTGTTATTGCGGTCAAAGATGGATACGAAGCGCTTGAACAGATCAACCAGCCGGGCAGAATTGATCTAGTCATTCTTGATCTGATGATGCCTGGTATGTCTGGATATGAAGTCTGTCTTGAAATTCGCAAGCGGTACTCACTGCTAGACTTGCCTGTGCTAATGGTAACAGCAGCGCTGCAACCGCAGGATAAAGTGGCGGCATTCCAGGTGGGAGCCAACGATTATTTGCCCAAGCCATTTGATCTGGAAGAACTAAAAGCTCGAATTGGAAGTTTGCTTGCTATGAAGGAGTCGCTGGGACGGGCAGTCCATATGGAGGTAGCATTCCTTCAATCACAGATTAAGCCGCACTTCCTATATAATGTCCTCAATAGTATCGTGTCTTCCAGTTATACTGACGTGGAGCGTGCAAGGAACATGATTATTGCGTTGGCAGATTATTTACGAGGGAGCTTCCGGTTCAGCAATACAGATGAACGAATTGAATTTGATGAAGAATTCCAGCTTATTCAAACGTATGTGGAGATTGAGCAAGCAAGGTTCGGGGATCGGATCAGCTTCAAATATGATATCCCAGAAGATGCTTATCGCTCGAAGATGCCGCCGTTGCTGTTGCAGCCATTGGTTGAAAATGCCATTCGTCATGGTATCGGAGCTCGAATCGAAGGCGGAACCGTAGAATTGAAAGCAGAGAGATCCGAAGGGGGTTGGCTATTCACTGTAATTGATGACGGAGTCGGCATTTCTCCCGAGCGAATAGATCTACTACTGGAACAAAACGAATCGAATGGTGAGCACGGCGTAGGCCTGCGGAATATCAACAAGCGACTGAGATTTGAATACGGGACTTCACTGGAGCTCGCGAGCGAGCCAGGGCGTGGAACAAGTGTTGCCTTTCGTATTCCAGATCTGCAGTCTTAATGTGAAAATAGTGTTATATCAAAGGGTTCCATCGCATTTGCGATGGAGCTTTTTTGTATTGGCATAGCTTTAGTTTAAACGAAATAAAAAAATGGGTGGGTTTTAAAGCCTTACGAGCAAGAACCAAGTGATATGTGCAATTGAGTTGGTCGAAGAATGTCGAATAACGTCAGTTTTTAAGGTTTTTTTAAGGTGCCCTCCGTTATGTTGAGTAGAAATATATAGATGCATCAATAGAACGAGAAGACGGAGGGATAGATGCGTAATGATTCCAGTGAGAACAACAAGTAAGAGATACAACAGACATTTTCGAAGAATGGCACACCTATTGCTAGCCATCATTCTCTTAATACCATCCTTGGTGATTGGAGGAGGCGTCACTTCGGCGGCATCCGGCTGGTCAATTGTTGATGGGAATGGAGCAACTGGCATTAATGTAAATCCAGCCATGAGGGGCGAAAATCCTGCCATATTGGAATGGAATGGTGAAATTTATGTAGCGTGGAAAGAAACAATTCCGAGTACGCCTACGATTAGTCAAATCAGAGTTAAAAAGTTTAATGGCTCAAACTGGGTTAGTGTTGATGGAGTTCATCCAACATATGGTTTGAATTACGATGTCAACAGAGATGTTGAATCTCCAGCACTAGCTGTTTATGACAATGCACTGTATCTGACTTGGTTGGAGAGAAATGCTTCTTATACTGCACAAGTTCGGGTCAAAAAATATGATGGTACGAGCTGGACAAATGCTGAAGGGGGGAACCCTGCCGGGATCAATGAAAATCCTTCCATCACAGCATTAAGTCCAAAATTGACTGCATATAAAGGCGAGTTGTATGCAATGTGGCAAGAAGCAGCTAAGATACGTGCCAAAAAATTCAATGGTACGACGTGGACAAGTCTTGATGGCGGCGGAACGGATGGGTTGAATGTAGCCCCAGGCAGTGTAGCAGGTGGACCAGCTATGATTGTATTTGGCAATGATTTATATGCACTGTGGTCTGAAAGAGTAGGCACCGGCTTCAGTACAGTGCGAGCTAAGAAATATGATGGCACCAACTGGACGGTCGCTGACGGTGGAGCTGGCTTGAACAAGGTAAGTTGGAATAATGCAATAACCCCATCTCTAAGTGTTATGAATGATCATTTGTACGTAGCATGGGTAGAAGCCCGTGGGGGGCAATATAGTACGGATGATCAGATCCGTGCTAAGAAATTCGACGGCACTAATTGGACTAATATTGATGGAGATGGTGAATACGGCTTAAATGTAAGGACTGGATTTCGAGCTTTTGAGGTTCAGTTAGCGGGCTTAAATAATGAATTATATGCCATATGGACCGAAAATTCGGGAGAGATGGCAAGTGGGGTTCCTGTTTTCAAAATTCGTGTGAAAAAATATGATGGCAATGGATGGGTTCTAGCCGAAAATGGAAGAAATGGTGGCTTGAATGCTTTTGCAACTAAAACAGCCATGCACCCTGCTATAGCAGCCATGAACGGAGCGCTGTATGCGGTGTGGGACGAGAATGACAGAAAAGTAGTAAATATAAGGGCAGCTCAATTCACCCCGCCGCCACCACCAAGCGTAACTAGTGTTACTGTAAGCCCAGTTACAACTAGTACGATGCAAGGTGGCAACAGACAACTATTTGCTTCTGTTAACGCAGTAGGAGAGGCAGCAACAACGTTGACATGGAGCAGTAGTGATG
This genomic interval carries:
- a CDS encoding sensor histidine kinase is translated as MSRKIIAALITIAMLFATYGLLLTYFTMNKKTMPIATDGTMDLTNWAFEENGVVRLDGQWEFYPHRLLFSHPIDSERMADQPPSLIQVPGYWAKQMDTLGVATYRLRILIDDDSVVYGIKTAAVLISNRLIVNGQVVGSSGDPNLEEDYRALNKPYVSYFTLKQGWNDILVEVANHEFRVASGIGESIQLGKADQISRIRDLATAHDWVVLTAFLIMGLYFIGLFSQRRNDLSLVVFGLVCLFIAAFTSVSGERVLFDVIGPFPFWLYFRIQMVVTVGVGVGFFLYVYTAFRPYSHKWLTKGGLVTGTCLLLLHLGFATQLTTGLLRLVTSLYVTLALLYATYVFVHAVLHKVAGSWYLAVAAMALNAMILNQNLNVYFGVPIYSFAPVEPFLVLLMLALLMSLRFSNAFQRIEELSEQLLEADKHKDDFLARTSHEFKTPLHGVMNISRSMLDDVANPATAEQREKLQLMIEVTRKLSQLVYDILDLSKLKQGEFRIVLAPVDVRSVVEVQIRFYAYLCTDKDIQLVNQVPADLPLAQADENRISQVISNLLDNAIKHTEHGTIIVTGKEHGGLLQFEVRDTGAGIDPENLPHIYEPFKSTEETRKRGFGLGLPIAKQLIDLQGGTLVVMSTLGVGTTFTFTLPMALQHSDPWVPSSTSYAQPLEKEYSFSTPYIMNPDGQRTVLIVDDQYVNLKVLLDALQSLNYRVIAVKDGYEALEQINQPGRIDLVILDLMMPGMSGYEVCLEIRKRYSLLDLPVLMVTAALQPQDKVAAFQVGANDYLPKPFDLEELKARIGSLLAMKESLGRAVHMEVAFLQSQIKPHFLYNVLNSIVSSSYTDVERARNMIIALADYLRGSFRFSNTDERIEFDEEFQLIQTYVEIEQARFGDRISFKYDIPEDAYRSKMPPLLLQPLVENAIRHGIGARIEGGTVELKAERSEGGWLFTVIDDGVGISPERIDLLLEQNESNGEHGVGLRNINKRLRFEYGTSLELASEPGRGTSVAFRIPDLQS
- a CDS encoding DUF2536 family protein; the protein is MEISLDMIKDKVECLQAYDFNELERTIEDRIGINKALMLRVKQVQHQVTYHPILNKMLYSAVVHFAMD
- a CDS encoding response regulator, which gives rise to MIRVMLIDDEEDALNLLEILLGQVGNVEVAGRYLNPIQAIDALSQTMVDAVFLDIQMPGMKGTEAARRIRNISPELPIIFTTAYAEYALEAFEIDSTDYLLKPFTVGRLQNTVARITKNLYKEADTVRPNQAPVPSVHSLGGFHIISPIETDKEVVWKTKKERELCAFLIHHEGKRVNAGVIIEALWPGYDLDKAKSYLYTCLSYLRRSLTDQDIPIHIRKGNQGFSAELNDIIIDVSPFETLLNQILDEENMQEKHYNQMNEMYTGDYMDGCNFDWAIARQLEIKSLYVRVLRKWNKYYRSQEKLSLAADSLQRLLKLHPDSEIDGRALIRLHLELGNRSEAYRVCLQLEQAVRIQLGTELEEETMLLVRQTMERQSAHPNES